A stretch of DNA from Esox lucius isolate fEsoLuc1 chromosome 18, fEsoLuc1.pri, whole genome shotgun sequence:
gctttgttcctgtgttcctgctgttttcttgttttttaccTGCCTCATTTTCATTATTAAACCCTTTTTATCGTCCTTTAACCTACTTACCCAAAACGTTAcacactctaccataaaggcctgctTAATGGGGTGCTGCAGAAACAGTTTTCTTTCTTGCTGGTTCTCCCATTTGTGACCACAAACTCTGAATTTCTGTTAGAGTGgtcattgggttcttggtcacctcacTGAGATGAGCCACTGTGGTccatggaaaataaattaaaaggaTTTTATTagaaccttccccagatctaatCCTCAACATAATTTTTAGGTCTACTGAGAGTTCCTTGGGCTTCATAGCTTACTTTTAGCTCTGATATACCCTGTAAAGTGTAGGAACTTACACAGACATGTGTGTGCCTTTGTAAATCAGATCCAATCttatttgccacaggtggattcagttctagagacatctcaaaaATGATCAAAAGACAGGGTGCACCCAAGGTCATTATGGGGTTTCATGACTAAGGATCTAAATTCCTATGTACATTGAATATTTCAGTTTAGTATTATCaacaaattggcacacatttctttgCTTTCATTATGGGTCAATGTGTGTAGATTTGATGgcaaatactttccaaaggcactgtatttaTAAATAGTTGCACATTTTCTTCTGTATGGAGTTCTTTCAGTTTGAGGAACCACCAAAAATCCAGTTGGTGAAAGTAGTGAAATTATTCTTGAATGTTTTGAGACCCTGAAATGAATTTAGCGCATGTATGATCTAAAATTGAGGAGGATGTCAGTTAGTGGAAGTCTGTACCTCAAGTAGGCACTAGAAGGAGACAAAAGATACAATGCAACAAGGTGAGAGAGACTGACATTAAAAGCATTTGAATACACACAGatttattgaaaacaatttaacctcctgagaccctgtgtccaCATTTGAGGACACTATGTTTCAGTAAATTAAACCCAATGTCATTATACGAGGATATAATTTCTTCCAAAAAGTACTTCCTGTTCAAAGAcaatgcttagatattatacttatcaggtcctgCTAATCCCACATAGCTAAGAGAAATaacaaatgcatacattatcaaagctcaggtcttaggaggttatGCAGTCTTTTATTCAAGCTTCATTATCTCCAAATCTCTCATTAATAAGATAATTTATTCCTAAtctcaaaaagttacattagcCGAAGTCATTACTCAGAGTGCAGTCGAACCCTACACGAGTCCTTTTGGAAGAAGTTACCACTGATGATGATTCTCAATGCCCTCCTAAACCACGTATAAAAGAAGGCATACACAATAGGGTTAAAAGTAGAGTTCAAATAGCCAAACCAAACAAGGGTGTCGGCCAACTGTGGTGGGACAGAGTACAATATGAAAGGGTCAATGATGAGGCACAAGAAAAAGGGACACCAGCATGCAAAAAACACTCCAACCACTATTGCCAGGATATTTGCCCCTCGTCGCGCTCTACGTCCAGAGTCGGCCTCTCTAACCTGACGAGACAGATCTTTAATGGACTTGGCCTGAGCCCTGGCCACCCAATATATCTTGAAATATAGACAAATTAAAATCAGTCCTGGAATGAAGAAACTGAAGGAAGATGCTACAACAGCTGTCATTGGACTGAAGAATACCTGACAGCCTCCAACACACTTGACATGTGTTTCATAGAAATCCTCCCATCCTATAAGATTGAGTTCAGAAAAAATCATTCCAAAAGCAAAAATAGCAGGGACCAGCCAACTAGTGGCAACCATGATCAAGACGGTGTTATTGCTGATGATCAGTTTGTACCTCATTGGCCTACAGACGGCAAGGTAACGGTCAATGGAGATGAAAGACAGATGGAAGATGGAGGAAGTGCTTAGCATGATGTCAGTGCTTGTGTGGAGCTTACACATGAACTCTCCTAAATACCAGCAGCCCTGGACTGAGCGCACAGCACTACAAGGCATCACAAAAACCCCCAGAAGGAGgtcacacacagccagggagagGAGCAGCTGGTTTGTGGATGTTTGGAGCTGCTTGAAGTGTGCAATGGAGATGATGACGAGTAGGTTTCCCATCACAGTCACCAGTATCGCCAACCCCATTGTTGTGAACATAGAAACATGAATGGTCAGAGGGCGAGCGTACCTTGTACACGATCCACTCAAAGACTCGTAGCAGAAAAGTGTCTGTGTCTTGACAGTGGTGCTGAAGTTTGAAACATTGGAGAAATCCATTACACCCAAGATGTAAGGCCTGACGAAAGGAACAGCATGAAGAgtgttaaaatgattaactgCAGTATGTTTTATCTCACTTCAAGGAGTTTAGCAAAAATTGACCTAGTTATTGTAACAGTTAAAACACTAAGCACTATTCTGACTCAAATTCTTTAGTTTATGTTAATGCAACACAGCCTACTTCCTGTGGGAATCCAGTTCATTCTTGAAAAAATATGGACAATATCTCCACAAAAGGGACATTTGGCTCATGTAACAAATTCATCCCAATTTGATGTAATCACCCCAAAATAACACATCTGCGACACATCACAGTCTTCTGAGaattaatacaaaacaattttaaCCAATTTGTATATTCCATATTGgtatcaaatgaaaatgtaacaaattcATAATGTCAGAGGTTATTGAAACGATATTTTTGAAAAGCATCATAAAGAGTTTTATTGTTGATTTAAAGGACAGAAGTCTTGTTCTTGTTCCTTTGATAATACATATAAGTACTGTAGTATGAATAGACAGACTCTGTGGaattaaccaaaaaaatatactCACCTTAATGTCTTAACATTCAGTTCTCACCAATCAATGCATCAACCTATATTTCTTCATAGGAAGCACTAAGAACAAATTAGAGTTGATTTTCAACGTTGGTCAGGATCCTTTCAGCTGAGGGAAACAAAAAGACAAGCAACCATTCTGTTGTCACACTGAGTGGTTGAACAGTTCTTTTTGAAAGAATGGTGTGTGTATAATAGATCATGCAAACAAAAGGTTAAATCTTACCTAATGAAATTGTCAGGAAACCACACTCCCTCACCGTCAGCATAAAGCTGTGCATACGACTTTCCTCTGTGCATTTTATAAACAGGTAGAATGCTGTTAAAGGTACGCCCCCaaaatggatgacaacaacattttCTAACTGTTTAATATTCTTTCTTCTTCACAACCAATCAAATCAAAGTTTCAGTCACTGGAGATTCCAACTGTAGGTTTTTCACACATATGCATAATTAATGTGTCCATTTCTAATGCATAATGACCTTGTAATAATGCAGAATTACCCAATTATAATCTAATAATAGTCGTCAAGCACAGGCAAACATCATAGATTTGTTTCTTCAACAATCAAGGTGGGCATAACTGCATCCTGAATGCATTTACCATACCATTTAGCAACGTTATAGTGTTTACCTTCTGCGGTCTAATGGTCTAATGACCAACCAAATAATATCTGAAAAGTATTGGGCTGTTTCTGTAAACACAGCTTATCTGTGCAGCAACTTGTTCAGGCCTTCACACAGCTCCCTGCTTTACTATTCCTGAGATTTAATGACCGTAACTATCTTCTATACCATGAATGTAAGCCCTACAGTAGCTGACTTTTTCGAAATGCTTATTTCTTTTGGTACTTTTTGTGgataaaacaaaccaataaAACATTGCCATTATTAAACAATCTTCTGTCAGACTGATGGGTGAAaatgctatcaatgttttgtgaATGAAGAGCTCAAACTGTGTGGTATAtgctaaatgacaaagaaaGGAAAATAGCTTATCAAATCAATATTTGTTTAACTCTGATAACTGGTCACAGCTCCCTGGTCAACTGATGTGGGTGAATCAATTTGACATAATCACTTCTATTGTACATAGCTCTGCCCGAATTCATTATAGAAACGCCTGTTTCCATCATGGTGAGCGTCACACTGGAAATGATTTGCCTGTATAAACTAAATATTAGCTAATTGCATTGAAAGGGCTATCATTTGCGGAGTTAGAAGTTTTGGAGGAACTAAGTACAGTAAACCTCCAAAGCATTTGGCTCGGTTTTCAAGCATGTTGGATTTGAAATCATATAATTACTATGTTGTTAACTGATAGTTTGACCAAATGTCATGCTTACATTCAGTTGTGCCATTATCCATGATAAGCAGCAAACATGTCATTTCTAGTTTATTTCTGCCCCACTGTAGAATTAGAATCATCacaattcatgaattgaaacaatGTGACCAATATAAACCGTATAAGTGAACATTTTCCTGAAAACACTTGAAGTGCAACTGGGAGATGCTACTACCTCAAAGGGTTGATGTTTGTTTAAGCATCTCTGCCCAGCTTTATGCAACTGCCCATTCTTCCAAATAATCTACCTTAAGCTCAGCTTCTTTACTGGGTAGTTATCACGGGGCAGCAGGCAGGCATCAGTTAGCCTAACAGTTATAGCTTTTGCATGTTTGTTACCTGCTTTATGTTTAAAATGGTTTAATTTTATGCTGGTTTATAAAACCTTAAGTTGCAAGGGCCTACTTGCACTCACCCATGCCGCCTGCtccttatataatgtattgtgaacaaatgtgtgtgtctgaatgggTTTGAGTGGAAACGTATTGACAGGCCAACTGAGCCGTTTACATGTGGAACACAAGACTGATGGCAACAAGGCccaaaaacaagtaaaaactGATCATGGCTGTTGTACAGCAGAGCAACACCTGGAAAGATATTCAGCCTTTTGGGAGTCTATGTGTCGCACACTTCAGGCAGTTAATGCATGCAAAAGATGGGGGAgcatattttgtaatttggacGAACGGACCTTGTCATGAATGTGGACTTCATTATTGTATATATTCACTGTTATATTTGTGTGGGCGTATTAGGATGTTGTAATAGTACTTTTAAGATTATTATTCTTTGGTATTTTGGGTAAATTAAACAATTTAGTTTGATCTGATTACTTTTGGAGGTAGTGTGTGACATGGCTAAAAGGTGTAGCCACTGGGTTAACCTGGAGGAACCAGAGGGCCCTGTTAGCATGATTACTCACCTGTGGTCCAGATTTAGTGATGATCCAATTCCCACAGAGTCCCTTCCACTCAGGTGTTGATGAACAATTGAGGGCATTTCATGTAACTCTGATGATGTCATCTTTAAAGGGCAATGTGGGATTGAAGACATCAGTACTTATTCTTCTTATCTAtcatatgtaaatatgtatcacctcatctgtaaatatgtatcacatcatctgtaaataaGTGTCACctcatctgtaaatatgtatcacctcatctgtaaatatgtatcacatcatctgtaaataaGTGTCACctcatctgtaaatatgtatcaCCTCATCTGTAAATAAGTGTCACCTCATCTGTAATTATGTATCACCTCATCTGTAAATGTGTATCACctcatctgtaaatatgtatcaCCTCATATGTAAATGTATCACCTCATCTGTAAATACGTGTCACctcatctgtaaatatgtatcaCCTCATATGTAAATGTATCACCTCATCTGTAATTATGTGTCACTTCATCTGTAAATATCACTCCATCATACATAACAGTTTTAGATAAGAACTGGTTTTCAATCAGCTTAGCTGATTgaataaaggtgaaataaaatcCTACCAAATATATTGATCATAATTCTAATCAATCTTCAATGATTGATATGAACAGAATATGGATGCTCCattgaatgttttgttttgtatattattttctctatgtaaaatgtgtttgcttATCAGTGTCAAGTAATGGTTTCATGCAGAAAGTGTTAAATTAGAGAGACTATAACCATAGCCTAGTCATTAGGACTGTTTTCCTATCAGTCCCTGTGAGCCGTTCCTCCATGGGCAAACTGTAATTCAGGCTGTGCTAGTGATGCTGTCCACACCTTCCAAACCCTGGGACTCATTAATTCCTAACACAGCCAGATGTCTAACAGGCTGTTTTGACTACCATGTGCATTAGCCAATGCTCTATGTACTACAGAGACAAACAAGAGATCTTGTATCGCCCCTGATTCTAATGCTTCCGACTGTCctttttttactgaataaataAAGTTCTATGCATTAATCAAAGGCGTTATCAATCTCCCCTTGATTTGCCTGACAACAGAGATAAGCATTCTAGGCCCAGGTTCAGGCAGGTCGCTGCACATACGGTGGATATCAAAAGTATACACTCCCTTATTGAAAATACATCTATTGTTAATGTAAAGGGTGAGACCACGATGAATCGTGTGAGGCCTTTTTTCACCTTGGAAAAGATCTCGCAAACAACAATTGTTCAGTGAAAAACCAATTGATAATTTCTCTGAGAAGAAATCTAAAACAACTGTCAATACCTTTATAATGGGTTGTTGTAACTGTGTTCAGAATCCACCAGTCACATTCCATGTTTAAAGGTATTTCGCTGTCACCTGACATCAATTCAAGTGATTTTGAACAAGAGGTGTTGTTGTAGGTTTTCCTTGAAGGTGTCTTAGTTGCATAGTGCAGAGATTGCCATGGTCCACAAGGAGACAATAAAATAAAGTCCCTCAATTCAGAATTTTAGACACAGCAAGGAGAACATTTATTTGGGATCCTAACCAATAAGCCAACTGAAACCTAAAGCTGCAGTAGGAATTTTATGCAGGAACTGGGCACtccctgtatatattgtatatattttgtattgtatatattttcccTATGTCTGAGCTGTGGGTCAGTActcacaaaaaagaacattCTAGCcagtatacatttgtttttagaaaaatcaTGTGGGATATTTACTGTACTATGGTGAGATGAGACCAATGAAGGTCGCAAAGCCATGGGGATCATCACCCGAAATACTGTTGTGGGGTTTAGTGAACTACATTTAGCTCAACTAGTTATTTATCTATACATTTGCTGTAGCTTATTGGTAGTTGAACTGTACTTAAACATTGGTCATGTTGTTAGTAGTTAACTACTTCTTAGCCATGTAGTGGTGTAGTAGACACACTTGTCCCGAAGCTGCCGgtcgttgtcttggctgtgtgctctgGGTCTTGTCATGCGCACGTCTTCACTGAGAATTGGTCTGGTTCTCTTCATTTTGCAACATATTTCGTATTCTGCATTTTGCTCCGTTCTATCTTGCAGGTTCACAGAGtattccttggacttcatgcctttctaaatcatgtctatggagccaaattgagctcaaatgtattgtctgtaagaaaagaaaaacctaactgaaatatttagtatgaaaaaaaaaattcaatcgTATGAAAACAATTGAGTGtatgttaaaatcattaaatggattttcgcgtccgatcttaaaatgtcttcgtTCAAAGTTTTTTCCTAGTTCGCTTCTTCttacgattacaatttcttcccacccaTCGTGTTTTCTCAAAAACAAGTTTTGAGCGTCAATGggcgtggaggcggggctttatctgggcattgaattctcgcaCCCGATTAGCCATGAATCCCACCATTGTAAAGTGAAACTTTCATCAATATCTCTATCTGTGACCAATGCAACAGGGACGTCGATGCAACCTCGGAACAACAGTTTATTAtcctgtttaaatgtacacatttagcctagttTATACAATTCCTAAACCTTTCTCCACAGATTGCACTGGGTcgggaaagcagtgcatggaaaggctatgattttcACCTTATTATGGTGTGGTTCATGGCTAATCGGGTGCGCAAACTGTGACATATACACAAAGACTTCAATATGTAATCTTTGTTAAAGGGGCTTctgcaaattaataaataatgggTCTGAATTGTTATGCACATGAGTTATTTCCaagttttattattaattaaaatggtaaacatttctaaaagtgtTTTCACTTTTTCATTAAGGGactttgtgtagattgatggtaatcctttttattttcaatgtaatcaattatgaatttagtctataataaaacaaaatgtggagaaaattaACTAGttcaaatattttccaaagccAGTCTACTGTTGTCTAGTCATGTTATGATTACAATAATTCCCCTTTTATGTAAAATGGTCTGGTAGGTAGGTGGCAGCTTTTTGTGTCAATATTTTTGCTCGATCAGCAAGATGATGTGTTAAATTCATGACCACAGATGGGATGACTGAAAGCACAATGTCCATAGCAACTTGAATGAATGACTGGTCAGTTTGAACAAAAACAGATCAAACTGAACAAATGACCAGCTGTTTGAGTAGCAATGCAAAACCTGTGTTGGGACTACGTCTTCTTGGAAGGATGAAATACATGAATAGTTGTATCAGACTCAcatgttttatgaaaatgtttcactcactgaattcattggtaaaccCTTGTAGAAAATCAATTGTGTACTATTGTCTCGACAAAATTCTCAAACTTCTTGCTACCCAAGCCACCAAAATTGGATGACCTCTCAGAATAGGGGAAACTTTTATATCTGCACACTCCCTATGTAATAAGCACCCATTCCTCTGACAAGAAACCCTGCTCTCCTctatatacaatatattcatTCACAAATGTCCTCTCTGTTTTAATTGAATGTTGTGATTGTTTATGATGGATTGCAAGCAAATCTAAACattcatgcattttttttatattaaacagCTTGTGACCTTAATTTATTTACCATCATTGCTCTTAATGACCCCAAGTAGGCACTATGAGGAGACAAAAAACAATTTAACAGGGTGACAGGGATACATTTATTGAGGTTTTGTATACAATCATTATTATATTACATCTCCACATATCCACATAAACTTCATTCAGAATACAGTTGAAATCTACATGAGTCCCTCTGAAAGATTTTGCCCTTGATGATGATTGTCAATGCCCTCCTAAACCACGTATAAAAGAAGGCATACACAATAGGGTTAAAAGTAGAGTTCAAATAGCCAAGCCAAACAAGGGTGTCGGCGAACTGTGGTGGGACAGAGTACAATATGAAAGGGTCAATGATGAGGCACAAGAAAAAGGGACACCAGCATGCAAAAAACACTCCAACCACTATTGCCAGGATATTTGCCCCTCGTCGCGCTCTACGTCCAGAGTCGGCCTCTCTAACCTGACGAGACAGATCTTTAATGGACTTGGCCTGAGCCCTGGCCACCCAATATATCTTGAAATAtagacaaatcaaaataaaaccTGGGATGTAGAAACAAAAGGAAGATGCAACAGCTGCCATCGGACTGAAGAATACCTGACAGCCTCCAACACACTTGACATTTGTTTCATAGAAAACCTCCCTGCCTTTTAGATTGAGTTCAGAAAAAATCATTCCAAAAGCAAAAATAGCAGGGACCAGCCAACTAGTGGCAACCATGATCCAGACGGTGTTATTGCTGATGATCAGTTTGTACCTCATTGGCCTACAGACGGCAAAGTAACGGTCAATGGAGATGAAAGATAGATGCAAGATGGAGGAGGAACTTAGCATGATGTCAGTGCTTGTGTGGAGCTTACACATGAACTCTCCTAAGTACCAGCAGCCCTGGACTGAGCGCACAGCACTGCATGGCATCACAAAACCCCCCAGAAGGAGgtcacacacagccagggagagGAGCAGCTGGTTTGTGGATGTTTGGAGCTGCTTGAAGTGTGCAATGGAGGTGATGACGAGTAGGTTTCCCATCACAGTCACCAGTATCGCCAACCCCATTGCAGTGAACATGGGAACCTGAATGCTCAGGGGGCGAGCGTACCTCGTACACGATCCACTCAAAGACTCGTAGCAGAAAAGACCCTGTGTTTTGACAGTGGTGTTGAAATTTGAGACATTGGAGATGTCCATTACACCCAAAATCTTAGGCCTGGCAAAAGGGAACAATATGAACAGTGTTAAATTGTATAATTTAATTTTGTTGTATCTCTCTTCAAGGAGTTTAGCAAATATGAATTGGACCTAGTTATTGTAACAGATTGAACATTTAACATTGTTCTGATTCACATAACAGAGATTCTGGGAATGCAACACAGCTTACTTCCCATGGGAATACAGTTACTATTTTGAAAAGAATTAAGGAAATATGGCCAAAAATGTTGGCTCTTGCAACAAATACCCATATAAAGAATATTCCATGGTAATCCTCCCGAAATAACATAGTAcacatctgaaacaaaaatacaggTTTTTTGAggattaatacaaaacagttttAAACACAGTCTGTAttcatataaaatgaaaatgtagcaatgtcacttgaaatatatatttctactTGAGTACCAATGTCAATATCACAGATGTTGTTGAAGCAGCGTTTTTGGAAGCATCATATAGTGTTTAACTGATTTAAAGGACAGAAAAAAtctcaagtctcaagtctttttCTTGTTCCTTTGATAATACATATATGTACTGTAGTATGAATAGACAGACTCTGAGGaattaaccaaaaaaatatactcaccttaatgtctaaacattcagttttcaccaatcaATGCATCAACCTATATTTCTCCATAGGAAGCACTAAGAACAAATTAGAGTTGATTTTCAACGTTGGTCAGGATCCTTTCAGCTGAGGGAAACAAAAAGACAAGCAACCATTCTGTTGTCACACTGAGTGGTTGAACAGTTCTTTCTGAAAGAATGGTGTGTATAATAGATCATGCAAACAAAAGGATAAATCTCACTTAATTAAACTGTCATCAAACCACGCTCCCCTCATTCAGTAAAAAGCTTTATCAGCACATAAGACTTTCCCCTGTGCTTTTTATAAACAGATGTGACACTGTTAAAGGTACGCCCCCAAAATGAATGACGACAACATTTTACCAACTGTTTAATATTCTGTCTTCCTTACAACCAATAATATCAAAGTTTTAGTCAATGGACACTCCAACTGCATGTTGTTCACATGTAGGTATATTTAATGAGGCCAATTCTAATACATAATGGCCTTGTAATAATGCACAATCACTAGTAATTATAATCTAAGTCATCAAGCACAGGCAAACATCATACATTTGTTTCTTCAACAATCAAGGTGGGCATAACTGCATCCTAAATTTCTTATACCATTTAGCAACGTTATGAATTGATTACCATCAGTGGCTGATTTGGAATTTGAGGGGAATTTTACTTCAGagctgcatttacacaggccGACCCATTCTGATATAACCGTGACCTGATTGGTCTAATGACCAATCAAATAATATCTGAAAAGAATTGGGCTGTTTCGGTAAACACAGCTTATCTGTGCAGCAACTTGTTCAGGCCCTCATACAGCCCCCTGCTTTACTATTCCTGAGATTTAATGACCATAACTATCTCCTATACCATGAATGTAAGCCCTACAGTAGCTGACTGTTTCGAAATGCATGTTTCTTTTCGTACTTTTTGtggataaaacaaaacaatacaccATTAccattagtaaaaaaaaactatattgaTGTTAAGACAATCAACTTCAATAGTGGTCCTTTGGACAGATGTCTTCAAGGAATGTAAATGATAGtcctaaaaagaaaaatacatattctAAATGGAAGTAGACTGTAACCACAATTACAGTATAGGCTACTCATAAACTAAATCTAAACATATTTCACCCATACAGTGGTGTTTTTACATGTAAAAAGATTGGTGGGGCATAAAATATAGGATACAAAATATAGGAAAcctaccagtaaagctacaaaactccctattgctactgatgtgtttatttaacaatgagcaatgagctcaacaccactgaaggccacaacgaagtggAATGACGGCATTGGGTCacagctgtcccatggtattgcgagtgaaggcttttccctcttcaaggtggaaaagttcctcccTGACTCGGATgttgtcataggtgttgttataaTTTTCAGcggagtgacggt
This window harbors:
- the LOC105017974 gene encoding trace amine-associated receptor 1-like — its product is MEYSLYGPKILGVMDISNVSNFNTTVKTQGLFCYESLSGSCTRYARPLSIQVPMFTAMGLAILVTVMGNLLVITSIAHFKQLQTSTNQLLLSLAVCDLLLGGFVMPCSAVRSVQGCWYLGEFMCKLHTSTDIMLSSSSILHLSFISIDRYFAVCRPMRYKLIISNNTVWIMVATSWLVPAIFAFGMIFSELNLKGREVFYETNVKCVGGCQVFFSPMAAVASSFCFYIPGFILICLYFKIYWVARAQAKSIKDLSRQVREADSGRRARRGANILAIVVGVFFACWCPFFLCLIIDPFILYSVPPQFADTLVWLGYLNSTFNPIVYAFFYTWFRRALTIIIKGKIFQRDSCRFQLYSE
- the LOC105017973 gene encoding trace amine-associated receptor 1-like, whose translation is MDFSNVSNFSTTVKTQTLFCYESLSGSCTRYARPLTIHVSMFTTMGLAILVTVMGNLLVIISIAHFKQLQTSTNQLLLSLAVCDLLLGVFVMPCSAVRSVQGCWYLGEFMCKLHTSTDIMLSTSSIFHLSFISIDRYLAVCRPMRYKLIISNNTVLIMVATSWLVPAIFAFGMIFSELNLIGWEDFYETHVKCVGGCQVFFSPMTAVVASSFSFFIPGLILICLYFKIYWVARAQAKSIKDLSRQVREADSGRRARRGANILAIVVGVFFACWCPFFLCLIIDPFILYSVPPQLADTLVWFGYLNSTFNPIVYAFFYTWFRRALRIIISGNFFQKDSCRVRLHSE